A region of Micromonospora sp. WMMD882 DNA encodes the following proteins:
- a CDS encoding FAD:protein FMN transferase encodes MRIEDRTRARTRWVDQPAHVSRRPDLRLGARQLLDRWGAVASDRLTVTHTVRTSGAEYTLVLNAPDWLGRRGVGEALADAVAELRALDLTYGPARPESLVSRLRRGEIGADSYAPLADLVNRCAAMRAATDGWFDAWAVPGGFDPGGLLNGWAVERAAARLRAAGVHDYAVVSGADLVVRGHAPHGGPWRIAVHHPDGGTTPLVLEMTAGAIGTSGVSGRRDHVVDPHTGEPARQLAAATVVGPDLSVADAYATALYAAGPVGLTWFTDQSRYHPLFAGAR; translated from the coding sequence ATGCGGATCGAGGACCGGACCCGGGCCCGGACCCGGTGGGTGGACCAGCCCGCCCACGTCAGCCGGCGTCCCGACCTGCGGCTCGGCGCGCGTCAGCTCCTCGACCGGTGGGGCGCGGTCGCCAGCGACCGGCTCACCGTCACCCACACCGTGCGCACCAGCGGCGCCGAGTACACCCTGGTCCTGAACGCCCCGGACTGGCTGGGCCGGCGGGGCGTGGGCGAGGCCCTGGCCGATGCCGTCGCGGAGCTGCGCGCCCTCGACCTCACCTACGGCCCCGCCCGGCCGGAGAGTCTGGTCTCCCGGCTGCGCCGGGGAGAGATCGGCGCCGACTCGTACGCGCCCCTGGCCGACCTGGTGAACCGCTGCGCCGCCATGCGGGCAGCCACCGACGGCTGGTTCGACGCCTGGGCGGTGCCCGGCGGTTTCGACCCGGGCGGCCTGCTCAACGGGTGGGCGGTGGAGCGGGCCGCCGCCCGGCTGCGCGCCGCCGGGGTGCACGACTACGCGGTGGTCAGCGGCGCCGACCTGGTCGTCCGGGGGCACGCCCCGCACGGGGGCCCGTGGCGGATCGCGGTGCACCACCCGGACGGCGGGACCACGCCGCTGGTGCTGGAGATGACCGCCGGCGCGATCGGCACCTCCGGGGTCTCCGGTCGCCGGGACCACGTGGTCGACCCGCACACCGGGGAACCGGCCCGGCAGTTGGCCGCCGCCACCGTGGTGGGGCCGGACCTGTCGGTGGCCGACGCCTACGCCACGGCCCTCTACGCCGCCGGCCCGGTCGGGCTGACCTGGTTCACCGACCAGTCGCGCTACCACCCGCTCTTCGCCGGAGCGCGCTGA